In one Mycobacteroides chelonae genomic region, the following are encoded:
- a CDS encoding cytochrome P450: MSKTAKPVLPPGPPLPLVAQSILMAAYGLRFLAGCQRRYGNVFTLRIPLSGKVVYLADPADIKKVYAGDPRVFHSGEAHWFFRGLLGDSSLFVLDEDEHHDQRRLLMPAFHRDAVARQTTQMTEIAAANITKWPVGQSFPVAPFTTEITLEVILRTVIGATDPVRLAALRKVVPRLLYMKPWETPAITNPRLRRYFPWRGVGRRMAETDALLYAEIAERRADPNLDERTDVLAMLVSATDDDGRTMSDQELRDHLLTSIAAGHETTATALAWALERLTRHPAALAKAVHAADASAAGDPAGDEYLDAVAKETLRIRPVIFSSGRVLKEPVEIGGYRLPAGIMVDPAIGLVHASAAVYPDPDRFDPDRMLGTTQSPTTWLPFGGGNRRCLGATFAMVEMRVVLREILRRVDLSTTTAPDEKQQAKHVTFVPHRGGYIEVQAIRDCAPAAPPRCPAGFHGTAQSADPRR; the protein is encoded by the coding sequence GTGAGCAAAACTGCGAAACCGGTACTACCGCCAGGACCTCCACTCCCATTGGTGGCGCAATCCATATTGATGGCGGCCTATGGTCTGCGCTTTCTCGCCGGCTGTCAGCGCCGCTATGGCAATGTATTCACACTGCGTATTCCCTTGTCGGGCAAGGTCGTATATCTGGCGGATCCGGCCGATATCAAGAAGGTCTACGCTGGCGACCCACGGGTCTTTCATTCCGGAGAGGCACACTGGTTTTTCCGTGGGCTGCTCGGCGACAGCTCGTTGTTCGTGCTCGACGAGGACGAACACCACGATCAGCGTCGCCTTCTCATGCCCGCCTTTCATCGTGATGCCGTCGCGCGCCAGACGACTCAGATGACAGAGATCGCTGCCGCAAACATAACCAAATGGCCGGTTGGTCAGAGCTTCCCCGTTGCCCCGTTCACCACAGAGATCACACTCGAGGTGATCCTGCGAACAGTTATCGGCGCCACCGACCCGGTACGGCTAGCCGCACTGCGCAAGGTGGTACCGCGTCTGCTCTACATGAAGCCGTGGGAAACCCCGGCGATTACCAATCCTCGCCTGCGGCGGTATTTCCCATGGCGGGGGGTCGGCAGACGGATGGCAGAGACCGATGCCCTGCTCTACGCGGAGATCGCCGAGCGTCGTGCTGACCCCAACCTGGACGAGCGCACCGATGTGCTGGCCATGCTTGTCAGCGCCACCGACGATGACGGCCGCACGATGTCCGACCAAGAACTGCGTGATCACCTTTTGACGTCCATCGCGGCCGGACATGAGACCACCGCGACCGCACTGGCCTGGGCGCTGGAGCGGCTGACACGGCATCCTGCCGCGCTGGCCAAGGCTGTACACGCCGCCGATGCCAGCGCAGCGGGGGATCCGGCCGGCGATGAGTACCTCGACGCAGTCGCCAAGGAGACGCTACGAATCCGCCCGGTGATCTTCAGCTCGGGCAGGGTGCTCAAAGAGCCCGTGGAGATTGGCGGCTATCGGCTACCGGCCGGAATCATGGTCGATCCGGCCATCGGACTCGTGCACGCGAGTGCCGCGGTGTATCCGGATCCAGACCGCTTCGACCCGGACCGAATGCTCGGCACCACGCAGAGTCCAACCACCTGGTTGCCGTTCGGCGGCGGTAATCGCCGCTGCCTCGGGGCCACCTTCGCGATGGTCGAAATGCGAGTAGTGCTCCGTGAGATCCTGCGCCGGGTCGACTTGAGCACCACCACCGCGCCCGATGAGAAGCAGCAGGCAAAACACGTCACATTTGTGCCACACCGTGGCGGCTACATCGAGGTTCAGGCGATCAGGGACTGCGCGCCCGCAGCTCCACCACGGTGTCCTGCTGGCTTTCATGGCACGGCGCAGTCGGCCGACCCTCGGCGGTGA